The following is a genomic window from Odocoileus virginianus isolate 20LAN1187 ecotype Illinois unplaced genomic scaffold, Ovbor_1.2 Unplaced_Contig_1, whole genome shotgun sequence.
CTTTTGCAGACGGCTTTTTAAAAGTCCTGACTGCAATGAAGCATGCACATTTCAATAATTCTGAAAATGTCATGGGGTTTAAATTGGATTTGGTTTAGAAAAAGATTAGATGAAACCACGAAAGGGCTTTAAAATCCAACAGCAGGTAAAAAGCAATGAATGAGGGCAAATGTATACCTGAGAAGACCTTGCGCAGCATCCAGGGCAAAGACAGACTAAGAGGAGTGCATAGAAATCACTATGGGATGAAAGGTAAGGACAATGGGGTAAAGAAGCATTCACGAAATACATATGAAAGGGGGGAAAATGAGCATGTAGGTTTGGTGAAACTCCACAGTGCAGAGTTACCAGAAAAAACATGAATTAAAAGTACAGTGGCTAGCTGGCCAGATTTTCTGCGGAGACAGTGAGGGAAAGGGTATGGTGTAAATGGGTAAAGCGCTCCGGGTGGGCCTTCCTTGCAGAATAGCGCATTCTGCAAAAGGATCCCAGGAAGGCAGCACCTTCCAAAGAAAGCATTCAAGCCCTCGGGTTCTCTTGGGAGTCCGGGAGTAGGCAGGGCTTCTCGGAGGGGCGGGTACCGGGGGTGGGGCTAAGTCATTGGCAGCAGATTTCTGGTACCCGACAAGGGGCAGGGCCATGCTAGGGGCGGAGTTGCTCAGGCGGTAGCCAATGTGCGTGCCGGCGAGGGGGCGGAGCTGTCCCTGGGCAGCTCAGGTGGGGCCTTGGCTGTGGCGGAGTCATCGGGAGCCAAGTCCCTGAGGAGAGACCGAAGGTGGGGCGCGGCGGGACAGGGCGGAGTGGGACGCGACTGCTGTTGGCCAGCGGCTCCAGGCCTCGCGTCCACCTGTCCGCCAGCTCGTGCTGAGGTCGGTCGGCGGGCCCACGCGGGCCTGGGCCCATGGCGGCGTCGGGGGCTCTGTCTGCCGCGGCAGCAGCAGCGGCCCTGTCGGGCGTGGCAGTGCGGCTGGCGCGCTCAGCCGCGATCCGCGGCTCGTACGGTGCCTTCTGCAAGGGGCTCACGCGCACGTTGATCACCTTCTTTGACCTGGCCTGGCGTCTGCGCATGAACTTCCCCTATTTCTACATCGTGGCCTCGGTGATGCTCAACGTGCGCCTGCAGGTGAGGATCGAGTGAACACCGGCTATTACCTCCGCCCGGTCGCGACGGTGGGGGCATCAGCATGAAGGATTACGGGTCTGGGGGCCGCCGGGACGCTCCGGGGGACGAGGAAGGGGCGGATCAGGCCTCCAGGCCCTAGACCTCCACGGAGGATGCAGCCACCGAGCCCCGACTCTGGCCAGCCACGTCGCAGCCGGTGACGAACTGCACTGAAACTCTCAAAATGGGTCCTTTCCATCGAACTCGAGAAAATTATCTGAATGCAGCCGACCTGTTGCCTCACTTTGGCCGAAGAggggagcagaaggaaggaaCTCTTCAGTAGGAACATGAATGACTGACCCCGACCGAAAAGGTAGGAAGCCAGAGGTTGGACTTGTGGGCTGGAGGGAGGCGGTGGCCATGACATCTAGATGTCCAGGCTGCCGGGAGGTTTGGGGTAGACGAGGAAGGGACCTGAGGAAGCCAGCCTGGAAAGTTGCTGAGCCGAGAGCAGGCAAGACAGGGTGCACGCAGGCCCTCTGGACTCCCTTGTCATATATCCAAGATGGGGATGAGGGGCGGCTGCCTGGGCATCTCCAAGGGTCAGCCCATCACCTCGGCCCATGGCCCCGGTAGTGTCACCTGAACACGGGGGGATGGAGGGAAATGGCCCCGGAGAGGCCCAGAGATAGCCCTAGAAGAGGGCGCATGCTGGCCCACTTGTCCTCGACCCCTCAAGAGGCAGCCTGGAAGGATGGTTGTGTTCTTGGCCCAAGCCCAGGTCTGTCTCTTTCTCAGCCCTTCACAAGACTTCCTCCTGGTGGGTCTCTGGGACTGCTCTCTGCCTGCTCCTGCTGTCTCTGTTGCTCCTCTCCACCCTCCAAAGCTTTGAATCAGCGGACAGGGAAGAGTGGGAAAGACGTgttcctcccagccctgccccgtcTCAGCCACGCTCCCTCCACCTCCTACCAGTGCCCTCCTGGTGCCACAGAATGTGCTGCTCCAGTCCTGGACAGCCTCCAGCAGCCCCTGTGTCCCACAGGATTTGGGAAAGTGGGGGTCTCCTTGAGTGGAGGGCAGCTGTCAGGCTGGGTTGGGAGAGCAGTTGGAGAAGAGGCTTGTAGGGTAGGCGACAGCTGGGGAGACGGGGACGTCTCTGGGTGAGGAGGCAACTCTCAAGTCCCCATGTTTTTCTTGCAGGAACTGGTGTTATAGAAGGTGAACTGCCCCTTCTGTGGTCTTGTCGAGAGAGTCAAATCCCTGCCTGGGACACCCCTGACCCTAGAGCTGCCTGGGGAGCAGCCAAGAGAAGGGCCTGACCCCCCGAGGAGAGGAAGGGCCTTCCAGGCAGAGAGTCCGAGGGGAGGGGTGGCCTGGTGATCCAGTACTGGcatgaggaaggaaggatggagctAGAGACACTCTGGGGGAGCTCTGTTCTCCCCACCTGCTGGGCTCTGGGAAGGGAGACATTTGCCCTTGTCACATAGATCAGAAGTGGGGGAGCTGAACCTGCCTCTGGGCCTGCAttccccacctgccccccagTCTCTGGGAGACTGgcacagtggggtgggggaggggagcacagtCTCCCAAGGGACCTAGAGAGAAAGGCCCGTGGTAGGGAAGGTGGGGTGTGTGGCAAGTCACATGGAAGAACCGGGGGACAGTCTGAGCTGAGATGGTCACAGGAGAGATGAGTTTCAGAACCCCTTGGGGAGCAAGGCCCTCACACACAGTcaggcctccccaccccaacccaagcCCCACCCAAGGCTTAAGCAGGAGTTCCTTGGTGTTGAGTGGCATAGGCCTCTCAATTTGGGTGGGGGTGTTGGCTGGCTCCTGGGGCCGAGtgtaacaggagggaagggacacATGTGGGTGGAGTGGAGCTGAGATCCACGCATGACCCCGTGTCTCTGTCCCCAGGCTGCCCCTCCTGCTAGGATCACCCAGGAGCAGCTGCTCTGGATGGGCCTGCAGCGGTCCTGGCTGTGCTGCTGACTGGTGCACCAGGAGTGGCACTGAGGGGAGCCGGGAGAGGCCCTGGCCCTCACCCCCCATCCCAGATCCACATCTGCTCCCTCACTGATTGCTCGGGGTCCTGGTCCTCAGTTCCTGGGACTAAGAACCACAGCAGCCTGGTTGCCCCGGCACAGAGGGGCAGAGCCTCACACCATGTGCCCTCCTCAACCACCCGGGTCCCGGCTGAAGATCTCTGCCTGCTTCACCCCGAGGCCTGAGGCTGCACCCAGGCCACCACATGCCCCCCGCAGATTCCCACAGATGGAAGGGTCCTGATGGCTTCCTCCCTTGTGCCAAGTTGCCTCGAAACCCCTGGTCTTGGtggcccctcctccaccccaactGTGTCCCTCCAGGACCACTTCTGGGAGACTGCCAGCCTTTGGACTGCATCCCTGGAGCTCTGGGGACAGCCTCTGAGAGACTGTGACATGGGGctgcaggggaggagaggagcgGAGGACCAGGGGCCTCCTTGGGGCTGATGCATAAATGTGCCCTTTTCAAGTTTCGGTGACTGGATCCCCAGCCTCCTGGGCCAGCCTGAGAGGACCTGGGGAGGGCACTAGGGAGGGTCTTTACTTActatgtgcatgcctgtgtgtgaatgtgtgtgtgagtgcgcaTGTtgagtgcatgtgtgagtgtgggatgtgtgtggggatatatgtgtgaatgtgtatgcACATGCATGAGGGCttgagtgtttgagtgtgtgggtgtgtgtgtggatgagTGTGTGGGTATGAGTGCACAGATGTTTGTGTGTGAATGTgcggatgtgtgtgtgtgtgtgtgtgaatacacaTGTGTCAGGGTGCATTTGTGaatgggtgtgtgtctgtgcacaaGTGTGTGATTGCTTGTGCACACATGAGTGACTACGCGCTGCAGAGGGTGCAGAACTGTCTAGCAGGTGTGCAGTGCAGGATGGGCTCCCTGTCCTTCCCGGGCTTGTGGCTCTGTTGGAGCTGCCTGGGCCCTGGGAGGCTGCTTCCCAAAGTGGAGAAAGTATGTTGGAGATTCAGGGGCCTTGGGCTCAGAGACCCCTTGCCACCTGCAGAGAATCCCCCCTCCTTGTGGGGCTCTGGCTGGGGGCTGTCTGCCCCCAAAGACATTGGCTGTGGGAAGGTCGGGGACACGTCCTCAGCACGTGTTCCTGCCACTGCTTTTCTCACCATTTTGATCTCCAGTAGTTTGCTGCTTCTGCTCTCCCACCTCTTCCTCATCTCCCGACTGAGCCCCTGCTACTCTCTATGCACTTTATTTGCAGTCTGTTTTTCAGGCAGTGGAGCTTCTATACAATCACTGACTTGAATAAGacaacttttccttttctgtgtatgATGAACTCTGCACCAGTCAGCGCAGTC
Proteins encoded in this region:
- the LOC110137995 gene encoding small integral membrane protein 10-like protein 2A, translating into MAASGALSAAAAAAALSGVAVRLARSAAIRGSYGAFCKGLTRTLITFFDLAWRLRMNFPYFYIVASVMLNVRLQVRIE